The Equus caballus isolate H_3958 breed thoroughbred chromosome 12, TB-T2T, whole genome shotgun sequence genome contains a region encoding:
- the BANF1 gene encoding barrier-to-autointegration factor isoform X2, with protein sequence MTTSQKHRDFVAEPMGEKPVGSLAGIGEVLGKKLEERGFDKAYVVLGQFLVLKKDEDLFREWLKDTCGANAKQSRDCFGCLREWCDAFL encoded by the exons ATGACAACGTCTCAAAAGCACCGAGACTTCGTGGCCGAGCCCATGGGGGAAAAGCCAGTGGGGAGCCTGGCCGGGATTGGTGAAGTCCTGGGCAAGAAGCTGGAGGAAAGGGGCTTTGACAAG GCCTATGTGGTTCTTGGCCAGTTTCTGGTGCTAAAGAAAGATGAAGACCTCTTCCGGGAATGGCTGAAGGACACGTGTGGCGCCAACGCCAAGCAGTCCCGGGACTGCTTTGGGTGCCTGCGAGAGTGGTGCGACGCCTTCTTGTGA
- the BANF1 gene encoding barrier-to-autointegration factor isoform X1 gives MRAGGGAGGASAAGAQAGTPRGWRGRFSLIKMTTSQKHRDFVAEPMGEKPVGSLAGIGEVLGKKLEERGFDKAYVVLGQFLVLKKDEDLFREWLKDTCGANAKQSRDCFGCLREWCDAFL, from the exons ATGCGCGCTGGGGGCGGAGCCGGCGGGGCGAGCGCAGCGGGAGCCCAGGCGGGGACCCCgcggggctggaggggcag GTTTAGCCTGATCAAGATGACAACGTCTCAAAAGCACCGAGACTTCGTGGCCGAGCCCATGGGGGAAAAGCCAGTGGGGAGCCTGGCCGGGATTGGTGAAGTCCTGGGCAAGAAGCTGGAGGAAAGGGGCTTTGACAAG GCCTATGTGGTTCTTGGCCAGTTTCTGGTGCTAAAGAAAGATGAAGACCTCTTCCGGGAATGGCTGAAGGACACGTGTGGCGCCAACGCCAAGCAGTCCCGGGACTGCTTTGGGTGCCTGCGAGAGTGGTGCGACGCCTTCTTGTGA
- the EIF1AD gene encoding probable RNA-binding protein EIF1AD yields the protein MSQATKRKHVVKEVLGEHVVPSDQQQIVRVLRTPGNNLHEVETAQGQRFLVSMPSKYRKNIWIKRGDFLIVDPIAEGEKVKAEISFVLCKDHVRSLQKEGLWPEAFSEAAEKQNNRNRQTQPELSAEPQSSGEDSSSEDDSDLFVNTNRRQYHESEEESEEEETA from the exons ATGTCTCAGGCCACCAAGAGGAAGCATGTGGTGAAGGAGGTTCTGGGGGAGCACGTGGTGCCCTCTGACCAGCAGCAGATCGTGAGG GTACTCAGGACCCCAGGGAACAATCTGCATGAAGTGGAGACAGCCCAGGGGCAGCGCTTCCTGGTGAGCATGCCTTCCAAATACCGCAAGAACATCTGGATTAAGAGAG GGGACTTTCTCATTGTTGACCCCATTGCAGAGGGAGAAAAGGTGAAGGCTGAGATCTCCTTTGTGCTCTGCAAGGACCATGTGCGCTCTCTGCAGAAGGAGGGGCTCTG GCCTGAGGCCTTCTCCGAAGCGGCTGAGAAACAGAACAACAGGAACAG GCAGACTCAGCCAGAACTCTCAGCGGAGCCGCAGTCATCAGGAGAAGACTCCAGCTCTGAAGACGATTCTGACCTCTTTGTGAACACCAACCGCAGACAGTATCACGAGAGTGAGGAGGAGAGCgaagaggaggagacagcctGA